One segment of Polyangiaceae bacterium DNA contains the following:
- the typA gene encoding translational GTPase TypA has product MPRQDLRNIAIVAHVDHGKTTLVDHMLRQAGAFRDNEVVAERVMDSNDLERERGITILAKNTSVRWKGVKINIVDTPGHSDFGGEVERTLMMADGALLLVDAAEGPLPQTRFVLSKCLERGFPVIVVINKIDRSDARPHEVLSEVFDLFCDLGASDAQTDFPVVYAIGKLGQCKREIEHELTNLVPLFETILARVPAPSGNVDEPLQIIVCNTTHDDYVGKLVVGRIARGSVKANDELAIVGENGAITKGNVKALFTFEGLKRTTSDGASVGEVVAIAGLETANIGDTITDPQHPEPLQRIVVEEPTIKMKIGVNTSPFAGKAKTSKYLTSRHLKDRLEREARRNLAIRVEATEVPDTFLVLGRGELQLAILVETMRREGYEMQLSNPEVITKDFDGEIREPVELVVIDVPDTYVGIVTERLSTRRGRMVKMTNPGFGRARLEFRVPSRGLIGFRGEFLTATRGTGLLNTMFDGWIAWGGPMMRRPTGAIVADRAGVATPYALHHLQPRGNFFIVPGIEVYEGMIVGEHNRPNDTDCNVIKEKKLSNIRNHGKDENVLLASPRLLTIETAMEWIDADELVEVTPDAVRVRKKVLATNIRERRADAIESAQSVE; this is encoded by the coding sequence ATGCCCAGGCAGGACCTTCGTAACATCGCCATCGTCGCTCACGTCGACCACGGCAAAACCACACTCGTCGATCACATGCTCCGCCAAGCGGGAGCGTTTCGGGACAACGAAGTCGTTGCCGAGCGCGTGATGGACTCGAACGACCTCGAGCGCGAACGAGGCATCACGATCCTCGCGAAGAACACCAGCGTCCGCTGGAAAGGCGTGAAGATCAACATCGTCGACACGCCAGGACACTCGGACTTCGGCGGAGAAGTCGAACGCACGCTCATGATGGCCGATGGAGCTCTCTTGCTCGTCGATGCTGCCGAAGGCCCGTTGCCTCAAACGCGCTTCGTTCTGTCGAAGTGTCTCGAGCGAGGGTTTCCGGTCATCGTCGTCATCAACAAGATCGACCGTTCGGATGCACGTCCGCATGAAGTGCTCTCCGAGGTCTTCGATCTTTTCTGCGATCTCGGAGCGAGCGATGCGCAGACGGATTTTCCCGTCGTCTACGCGATCGGCAAGCTTGGGCAGTGCAAGCGCGAGATCGAGCACGAGCTGACGAATTTGGTGCCGCTCTTCGAAACGATCCTCGCGCGGGTTCCGGCGCCGTCGGGCAACGTGGACGAACCTTTGCAAATCATCGTTTGCAACACGACGCATGACGACTACGTCGGCAAGCTCGTCGTTGGTCGCATTGCGCGAGGGTCTGTCAAGGCAAACGATGAGCTTGCGATCGTCGGAGAAAATGGCGCGATCACCAAAGGCAACGTCAAGGCGCTCTTCACGTTCGAAGGGTTGAAGCGCACGACGTCGGACGGTGCTTCCGTTGGCGAGGTCGTGGCGATTGCGGGGCTCGAGACGGCCAACATCGGCGATACGATCACCGATCCGCAGCATCCGGAGCCTTTGCAGCGAATCGTCGTCGAGGAACCGACGATCAAGATGAAGATCGGCGTCAACACGTCGCCCTTCGCGGGCAAGGCGAAGACGTCGAAATATTTGACGAGTCGCCACTTGAAAGACCGCCTCGAGCGCGAAGCGCGCCGGAACTTGGCCATTCGAGTGGAGGCGACCGAGGTGCCCGATACGTTCCTCGTGCTCGGACGTGGTGAACTGCAGCTCGCGATCCTGGTCGAGACGATGCGTCGCGAGGGGTACGAGATGCAGCTCTCGAATCCCGAGGTCATCACGAAGGACTTCGACGGTGAAATTCGCGAACCTGTGGAGCTCGTGGTCATCGATGTTCCGGACACGTACGTCGGAATCGTCACCGAGCGTTTGTCCACGCGTCGCGGGCGCATGGTGAAGATGACCAACCCTGGGTTTGGCCGGGCACGTCTCGAATTTCGCGTGCCTTCGCGCGGTCTCATTGGGTTTCGCGGGGAATTCCTCACGGCAACGCGTGGAACGGGGCTACTCAACACGATGTTCGACGGATGGATCGCGTGGGGTGGTCCCATGATGCGTCGTCCCACGGGTGCGATCGTGGCGGATCGGGCGGGTGTAGCGACGCCTTATGCGCTCCATCATCTTCAGCCTCGCGGCAATTTCTTCATCGTGCCGGGCATCGAAGTGTACGAGGGGATGATTGTGGGTGAGCACAATCGGCCGAACGACACGGATTGCAACGTCATCAAGGAGAAGAAACTCAGCAACATTCGCAATCATGGCAAGGATGAAAACGTCCTTTTGGCGAGCCCGCGGCTTTTGACGATCGAAACGGCGATGGAGTGGATCGACGCTGACGAGCTCGTCGAAGTGACGCCGGATGCGGTGCGCGTGCGCAAGAAGGTTCTGGCGACGAACATTCGTGAGCGTCGTGCGGACGCGATCGAGTCGGCGCAGTCGGTGGAGTAA
- a CDS encoding GNAT family N-acetyltransferase, producing the protein MPIDIRLVGPDRIEDFIRPITTAFGTSVHPERLEYLKRVTELDTRIGAFDGDKHVGSAGVFAFDMSTTGGHVVKTAGLTMVAVMPTHRRRGVLSALMRRHLDEARARGQSIAALWASEAPIYGRYGYGLASFAGDMSIERDRSAFVGVVPRAEARFVSEEEAMIILPTLWDRARQIAPGMPSRSESWWKNRRLLDIEAARAGFGPLQRTLFTIDGQPHAYALYRTRMNIEKHDILVSEVKVLEAIGATPEGTRAAWRYLCDLDLAGRIEASNIPVDHPLFLLLAEPRRARYTAHDALWVRIVDVETALASRAYSSSESVVLEIEDTMCPWNSGRFRLDGASGRAQRTQEHADLRLPISSLGSAYLGGISFSRLAEVGSVEAKTEGAIERADRIFRSARAPWCPEIF; encoded by the coding sequence ATGCCCATCGACATTCGCCTCGTAGGCCCCGATCGCATAGAAGACTTCATACGGCCCATCACGACGGCGTTCGGCACGTCGGTGCACCCCGAGCGCCTCGAATACTTGAAACGCGTCACGGAGCTCGATACGCGAATCGGCGCATTCGATGGTGACAAGCACGTCGGATCCGCGGGCGTGTTCGCATTCGACATGAGCACGACCGGAGGTCACGTCGTCAAGACTGCAGGGCTGACGATGGTCGCCGTCATGCCGACGCATCGCCGACGCGGGGTCCTGAGCGCGCTCATGCGAAGGCACCTGGACGAAGCCCGCGCACGAGGGCAAAGCATTGCCGCATTGTGGGCGTCGGAAGCGCCAATCTACGGCCGATATGGCTACGGACTCGCGTCTTTTGCAGGAGACATGTCGATTGAACGCGACAGGTCGGCATTCGTGGGCGTCGTTCCGCGCGCGGAAGCGCGTTTCGTGAGCGAAGAAGAGGCGATGATCATTTTGCCCACCTTATGGGACCGCGCGCGGCAAATCGCTCCAGGCATGCCATCGCGCTCCGAATCGTGGTGGAAAAACCGCAGACTCCTCGATATCGAAGCGGCTCGCGCAGGCTTTGGACCCCTGCAACGCACCCTGTTCACCATCGATGGTCAACCTCACGCCTATGCGCTTTATCGCACCCGAATGAATATCGAAAAACACGACATCTTGGTGTCCGAAGTCAAAGTGCTCGAAGCCATTGGAGCGACCCCCGAAGGGACTCGAGCGGCTTGGCGATATCTATGCGACCTCGACTTGGCGGGACGCATCGAGGCATCGAACATCCCCGTGGATCACCCGCTCTTTTTGCTGCTCGCCGAACCTCGAAGGGCCCGCTATACGGCGCACGACGCGCTTTGGGTACGCATCGTCGACGTGGAAACGGCGCTTGCATCGCGCGCGTATTCGTCGTCGGAATCGGTCGTGCTGGAAATCGAGGATACGATGTGCCCCTGGAACAGCGGTCGGTTTCGATTGGATGGCGCATCCGGGCGCGCGCAGCGCACACAAGAACATGCCGATTTGCGCCTGCCCATATCGTCGCTCGGTTCGGCCTACCTCGGCGGCATTTCATTCTCGCGCTTGGCCGAAGTAGGCTCGGTCGAAGCAAAAACCGAAGGCGCCATCGAAAGAGCGGATCGCATTTTCCGCTCGGCACGTGCGCCGTGGTGCCCGGAGATTTTTTGA
- a CDS encoding alpha/beta fold hydrolase, which produces MHSRCAFACQLLFFFVLSASVVGCSDDGVQTPPEAAIPWEDCGGGFECAQFEVPFDHDAPDGRTFSLPLVRRPAKSPDARIGSLLVNPGGPGGSGKAWVLGAWLVVPSAILDRFDLVGFDPRGQAGSTPSIDCIDDLGPFVGMDLTPADSVELQLIESETAALVEGCNARSGELLPFVGTDNIVRDMDLLREALGDDKLTYLGFSYGTFLGTMYANAYPDRVRALVLDAALDPTLDGAAFIEGQARGFEAELEAFLADCAAKTTCPFHSGGDPGAAYDAIRASIEASPMPAGGGRFLGPGEFSYAVSAPLYRPGQWRTLAEALELAAKGDGSGLLEIADEYVDRKGSGTYGDSLEVYYGVLSIDLPFPKEMSVYETLTKKLEMDTPRLGAYFPFTALASARWPIASWREAQPIAAEGAPPIVVVGSTSDPATPYEWSVSLAKQLSSGVLLTREGHGHVSFMRGNTCIDTAVTNYLVDLDVPKDAAACN; this is translated from the coding sequence ATGCACTCCCGTTGCGCCTTCGCTTGCCAATTGTTATTCTTTTTCGTTCTGAGTGCCAGCGTCGTTGGATGCAGTGACGACGGTGTACAGACGCCGCCAGAAGCGGCCATCCCTTGGGAGGATTGCGGGGGCGGATTCGAATGCGCCCAATTCGAAGTGCCTTTCGATCACGACGCACCCGACGGACGGACGTTTTCCCTTCCGCTCGTGAGAAGACCGGCGAAAAGTCCGGATGCTCGCATTGGATCGCTGCTGGTGAATCCTGGCGGGCCTGGCGGCTCGGGCAAAGCGTGGGTACTTGGGGCTTGGCTCGTAGTGCCTTCGGCCATTTTGGACAGATTCGACCTCGTTGGTTTCGACCCTCGTGGCCAGGCGGGCAGCACGCCTTCGATTGATTGCATCGATGATCTCGGACCGTTCGTTGGTATGGATCTCACGCCGGCGGATTCAGTGGAGTTGCAATTGATCGAGAGTGAAACGGCGGCGCTCGTCGAAGGCTGCAATGCTCGCAGCGGTGAATTGCTTCCGTTTGTCGGGACGGACAATATCGTGCGCGATATGGATCTTTTGCGTGAGGCGCTTGGGGACGACAAACTCACGTATTTGGGTTTTTCATACGGAACCTTTCTTGGAACGATGTACGCGAACGCGTATCCGGATCGCGTGCGTGCATTGGTGCTCGATGCCGCGCTCGATCCGACGCTGGATGGTGCTGCATTCATCGAGGGGCAGGCGCGGGGATTCGAGGCCGAGCTCGAGGCATTTCTTGCCGATTGCGCGGCGAAGACGACCTGCCCGTTCCATTCCGGAGGCGATCCGGGGGCGGCATACGATGCCATTCGAGCTTCGATTGAAGCGTCGCCGATGCCTGCGGGCGGTGGTCGCTTCCTCGGGCCGGGTGAATTTTCTTATGCCGTCTCCGCTCCTCTTTATCGACCTGGTCAATGGCGGACGCTTGCCGAGGCGCTCGAGCTTGCTGCCAAGGGAGACGGTTCGGGATTGCTCGAAATTGCCGATGAATACGTCGATCGCAAAGGAAGTGGCACCTATGGCGATTCGCTGGAGGTGTATTACGGCGTGTTGTCCATTGATTTGCCATTTCCAAAGGAAATGTCGGTTTACGAAACGCTCACGAAAAAGCTCGAAATGGACACGCCGCGACTCGGAGCGTATTTCCCGTTTACGGCGCTGGCATCGGCGCGCTGGCCCATTGCGAGCTGGCGAGAGGCTCAACCCATTGCAGCGGAGGGAGCGCCGCCGATTGTCGTGGTGGGCTCGACGAGTGATCCGGCGACGCCGTACGAGTGGAGCGTTTCACTGGCCAAACAGTTGTCGTCGGGCGTGCTGCTCACGCGGGAGGGGCATGGGCACGTGTCGTTCATGCGCGGAAACACGTGCATCGATACGGCCGTGACGAATTACTTGGTGGACCTGGATGTGCCGAAGGACGCTGCGGCATGTAATTGA
- a CDS encoding AAA family ATPase, protein MKILSLELLRWGPFSDLHLDFSSPPRALHLVVGSNEAGKSTTLRAVTGLFFGIPERTTDDHRHKKDDLRLGGRIASEDGAELVFVRRKGRKNTLKDAQGESIDEERLRRFVGNIEQSQFETMFGLSHDRLVQGGRALVQGKGDLGESLFGAGLGQTGLSSILNKLKQRADDIFVPRGRVKKLNHVIENWKAARKIQQETSQSIRAWEEFNKERSALEQRRTALVTELDTLGREQRRLSRVKRALRPIAERGEILAALELRRDDVVLPDSAAEDRRAAEKVIREAHPRQEQLEAEIAEIEAKVASLSVPEKLLDKATSVRQLAEDLGSYRKAMAEAAQLNTAMRHIEDEIRTMCKRLRRDEAEFMRGNDAGAVLPVALEKRVRGLIKQRVEVDARIREATKTCHVAEERLAAERHRGEALPAAVSLDRLAMALEAARREGDLDKRIRERAKEADQLGSRVRARYASLELYGFPFDRIGTLPMPSRETIERFERELTSTDDELRNIDRVLNERQRSLAKMAGDIAVATRGGEVPTASDLEAARTARNAAWVAVRRVLFGQAPAESHESVAAFRAPPVMYGIEALSEYEAAVRRADDIADRLFREADRVARIAELSLQKNVLEREMAELERSRTALCQKREDAWSRWLDAWKPSGVKPLSPAEMKDFLGVYDRLADEAFRWRETEMALEADRNRATDHAEALASLLADAAPSEGLARLIERAAAACEREERAQKEREAHARDMQRAVSVLEEARRVLEREKGELLHWASVWEKALVDMGLPIETGHAEAEEVLGVLSELGKRVQDAQDKRRRLSNIEREAQAFTERTLEIAQLPKDALNGTAIEQIAAAVVDDFRAAERDDVARRGLLGQLEDKRRELSDIGLRRRAAESEIESLRMAARVNSAADLPMAEERSKEVRDLRSRLETVERQLLDFGEGIGIDALVLECHGLSGDDVAEALKLVQERIAATNENKATIEQEMGRLAERLASVDGSARAAEAAEEAEQHLAAMAVLVEEYARAKLAHRLLEDEIKQYREKNQGPIIRRASELFERLTLGSFVGVRGDNEGDEGKPILECVRPGGVHVTVDGLSDGTRDQLFFALRIASLERYFEHNEPIPFILDDILVNFDDARSRASLEVLGELSRRTQVLFFTHHARVAELARDAVPSGGLCLHDLDELSKTARVRPTES, encoded by the coding sequence GTGAAGATTCTATCGCTTGAACTTTTGCGCTGGGGGCCTTTTTCCGACTTGCACCTCGACTTTTCGTCGCCTCCGCGAGCATTGCATCTCGTGGTGGGGTCGAACGAAGCGGGCAAAAGCACGACGCTGCGAGCGGTTACGGGGCTTTTTTTTGGCATTCCTGAACGCACGACGGACGATCATCGCCATAAGAAAGACGATTTACGACTTGGTGGGCGAATCGCTTCCGAGGACGGGGCGGAGCTCGTTTTCGTGCGTCGCAAGGGTCGCAAGAATACGCTGAAAGATGCTCAAGGCGAATCCATCGACGAAGAACGATTGCGTCGATTTGTGGGCAACATCGAACAGTCTCAGTTCGAGACGATGTTTGGGCTTTCGCACGACAGGCTCGTTCAAGGCGGCCGGGCGCTCGTGCAAGGAAAAGGCGACCTCGGTGAAAGTCTCTTCGGCGCGGGGCTCGGGCAAACGGGTTTGTCCTCGATTCTGAACAAATTGAAACAACGCGCTGACGACATATTCGTGCCGCGTGGACGCGTCAAGAAACTCAATCACGTCATCGAAAATTGGAAGGCGGCGAGGAAAATTCAGCAAGAAACGTCGCAATCGATTCGCGCGTGGGAAGAATTCAACAAGGAACGCAGTGCGCTCGAGCAGCGGCGCACGGCGCTCGTGACGGAGCTCGACACGCTGGGGCGTGAGCAGCGGCGGCTTTCGCGGGTGAAGCGTGCATTGCGACCCATCGCCGAACGTGGCGAAATCCTGGCAGCGCTCGAATTGCGGCGGGACGATGTCGTTTTGCCCGATTCGGCGGCGGAAGACCGTCGGGCGGCGGAAAAAGTCATTCGCGAGGCGCATCCAAGGCAGGAGCAGCTCGAGGCTGAAATTGCGGAAATCGAAGCGAAAGTGGCGAGCCTTTCGGTGCCCGAAAAGCTGCTCGACAAGGCGACGAGCGTGCGCCAATTGGCGGAGGATCTGGGCAGTTACCGCAAAGCAATGGCCGAAGCGGCTCAATTGAATACGGCCATGCGGCACATCGAAGACGAGATTCGGACGATGTGCAAACGCCTCCGGCGTGATGAAGCGGAATTCATGCGCGGAAATGACGCCGGCGCGGTGCTCCCCGTGGCGCTCGAAAAGCGCGTCCGAGGGCTCATCAAGCAGCGGGTCGAAGTGGATGCGCGTATTCGGGAAGCGACGAAAACGTGTCATGTCGCGGAAGAACGCTTGGCGGCCGAAAGGCATCGCGGCGAGGCACTGCCGGCGGCGGTTTCCTTGGATCGCCTCGCCATGGCGCTCGAAGCGGCGCGACGCGAAGGTGACCTCGACAAACGCATTCGTGAACGCGCCAAAGAGGCCGATCAACTAGGTAGCCGCGTGCGAGCGCGTTACGCATCGCTCGAGCTTTATGGTTTTCCCTTCGATCGCATTGGCACCTTGCCCATGCCGTCACGAGAAACCATCGAACGATTCGAACGGGAGCTCACGTCCACGGACGACGAATTGCGAAATATCGATCGCGTGCTGAACGAACGGCAACGAAGCTTGGCAAAAATGGCAGGCGACATTGCGGTTGCGACGCGAGGCGGGGAAGTTCCGACGGCAAGCGATTTGGAGGCGGCGCGAACGGCGCGAAATGCCGCGTGGGTTGCCGTGCGGCGAGTGCTCTTTGGACAGGCGCCCGCCGAATCGCATGAATCGGTGGCCGCATTTCGAGCACCGCCGGTGATGTATGGCATCGAAGCGCTGAGCGAATACGAAGCAGCGGTGAGGCGTGCGGATGACATCGCCGATCGACTCTTTCGCGAAGCGGACAGGGTGGCGCGCATTGCCGAGTTATCATTGCAAAAAAACGTTTTGGAGCGCGAAATGGCGGAGCTCGAGCGAAGTCGTACGGCGCTCTGCCAAAAGCGCGAAGATGCGTGGTCGCGGTGGCTCGATGCGTGGAAACCGAGTGGGGTCAAGCCGCTTTCGCCGGCGGAAATGAAGGACTTTCTCGGCGTGTACGACCGCCTGGCGGATGAAGCATTCAGGTGGCGCGAAACGGAAATGGCGCTCGAGGCGGACAGAAATCGCGCAACGGATCATGCCGAAGCATTGGCATCGTTGCTCGCAGACGCTGCACCTAGCGAAGGTTTGGCGCGGCTCATCGAGCGAGCGGCGGCAGCGTGCGAACGCGAGGAGCGCGCGCAAAAGGAGCGTGAGGCGCATGCGCGGGACATGCAGCGAGCCGTCTCGGTGCTCGAAGAAGCGCGGCGGGTGCTGGAGCGCGAAAAGGGCGAGCTATTGCATTGGGCGTCGGTTTGGGAAAAAGCGCTCGTCGATATGGGTTTGCCGATCGAAACGGGACATGCCGAGGCCGAGGAAGTTTTGGGCGTGCTTTCGGAGCTTGGCAAGCGCGTGCAGGATGCGCAAGACAAACGGCGCCGGCTTTCGAACATCGAACGGGAAGCGCAGGCGTTTACCGAAAGGACGCTCGAGATTGCGCAGTTGCCAAAAGATGCATTGAATGGCACGGCCATCGAGCAAATTGCGGCAGCGGTCGTGGACGATTTTCGCGCAGCCGAACGCGACGACGTGGCGCGTCGCGGCCTTCTGGGGCAACTCGAGGACAAACGGCGTGAGCTTTCCGATATTGGCTTGCGACGTCGGGCGGCGGAGAGCGAAATCGAATCGCTCCGAATGGCCGCGCGCGTAAATTCGGCGGCGGATCTTCCAATGGCCGAAGAACGATCGAAAGAAGTTCGCGATTTGCGCAGCCGGCTCGAAACCGTCGAACGCCAGCTTCTCGATTTTGGGGAGGGAATCGGTATCGATGCGCTCGTTTTGGAATGTCACGGGTTATCGGGCGACGATGTGGCGGAAGCATTGAAATTGGTGCAGGAAAGGATTGCTGCGACAAACGAAAATAAGGCAACCATCGAGCAAGAAATGGGGCGACTTGCCGAACGGCTCGCGTCCGTCGACGGCAGTGCGCGCGCGGCCGAAGCGGCGGAAGAAGCCGAACAACATTTGGCGGCGATGGCGGTGCTGGTGGAAGAGTATGCACGGGCAAAGCTTGCGCATCGCCTTTTGGAAGACGAAATCAAGCAATACCGAGAAAAAAACCAGGGGCCGATCATTCGTCGAGCGTCGGAGCTTTTCGAGCGGCTGACCTTGGGATCCTTCGTGGGCGTTCGAGGGGACAACGAAGGTGATGAAGGCAAGCCGATATTGGAATGCGTGCGCCCCGGAGGTGTTCACGTCACGGTCGATGGTCTGAGCGACGGCACGCGGGACCAGCTTTTCTTTGCATTACGCATTGCGAGTTTGGAACGATATTTCGAGCACAACGAGCCGATTCCGTTCATTCTGGACGACATCCTGGTCAACTTCGACGATGCCCGCTCGCGCGCGTCGCTCGAAGTGTTGGGAGAGCTGTCGAGAAGGACGCAGGTGCTCTTTTTCACGCATCATGCGCGTGTGGCGGAATTGGCGCGCGATGCGGTGCCCTCGGGCGGACTTTGTTTGCATGATTTGGACGAGCTATCGAAGACGGCGCGGGTGAGGCCTACCGAGTCGTGA
- a CDS encoding DNA repair exonuclease yields MKFFHTADVHLDSPLCGLDRYDGAPVDKLRGATRKALEALVDQSIAENVDFVLIAGDLYDGDWTDYNTGIFFVRQMSRLRDAGIRVFIVRGNHDAKSKILRLPEGVRELSTSRAESITLEDIGVCIHGRGYARVETTEDLSQSYPQPRRDQFNIGLLHTAAEGREGHASYAPCNLGALVNKGYDYWALGHIHKREILHEKPWIVFPGNLQGRHARETGPKGATLVTVEDGRITAVEHRTLDVARWAVCQVDASPATTPYDVLELCRRALAREVDTAAGRALCARIVVTGASRAHAALARDPAKFRGELCTLANDFGDVWIEKVAIRSRTMADLDTLVKRDDPIGALLGKLRWLENDDAQLGKLAEELDEIGSKLPSEYGQHLGSFNVKDMDVVRRIVSEMADYLLPELLGDGETP; encoded by the coding sequence ATGAAGTTTTTCCACACCGCGGACGTGCATCTCGATAGCCCCCTTTGCGGCCTTGATCGCTACGACGGAGCGCCCGTGGACAAACTTCGCGGAGCCACGCGCAAGGCTCTGGAGGCGCTCGTCGATCAATCGATTGCGGAAAATGTCGACTTCGTTCTCATTGCCGGAGATCTCTACGACGGCGATTGGACGGATTACAACACGGGCATTTTTTTCGTTAGGCAGATGTCGCGCCTTCGTGATGCTGGGATTCGAGTTTTCATCGTGCGGGGCAATCACGATGCGAAAAGCAAAATATTGCGTTTGCCCGAGGGCGTGCGTGAATTGTCTACTTCTCGGGCCGAATCCATTACGCTCGAAGACATCGGCGTTTGTATTCACGGGCGCGGTTATGCACGCGTGGAAACGACCGAAGATTTGTCGCAATCGTATCCACAACCGCGCCGTGATCAATTCAACATTGGATTGCTTCATACGGCTGCGGAGGGGCGCGAGGGGCATGCGTCGTATGCGCCATGCAACTTGGGAGCGCTCGTCAACAAGGGATACGACTATTGGGCGCTCGGTCACATTCACAAACGCGAAATATTGCACGAGAAACCGTGGATCGTTTTTCCTGGCAATTTGCAGGGAAGGCATGCTCGCGAAACGGGCCCGAAAGGCGCGACGCTCGTGACGGTCGAGGATGGCCGCATCACGGCCGTCGAACATCGCACTCTGGATGTTGCTCGCTGGGCGGTTTGTCAGGTCGACGCGTCGCCCGCAACGACGCCGTACGACGTGCTCGAGCTGTGTCGTCGAGCTTTGGCGCGCGAAGTCGATACCGCTGCGGGGCGAGCGCTTTGTGCGCGTATCGTGGTGACGGGTGCGTCGCGCGCGCACGCGGCGCTAGCGCGTGATCCGGCAAAGTTTCGCGGTGAGCTTTGCACGCTTGCCAATGACTTCGGGGACGTTTGGATTGAAAAAGTGGCGATTCGCTCACGCACGATGGCCGACTTGGATACGCTCGTCAAACGGGACGATCCCATCGGCGCGCTGCTCGGAAAGTTGCGCTGGCTTGAAAACGACGACGCACAATTGGGCAAATTGGCCGAAGAGCTGGATGAAATCGGATCCAAGCTTCCAAGCGAGTATGGTCAGCATCTAGGAAGTTTCAACGTCAAAGACATGGATGTCGTTCGGCGCATCGTTTCTGAAATGGCCGATTATCTTTTGCCCGAGCTTCTCGGCGACGGTGAGACGCCGTGA
- a CDS encoding hotdog fold thioesterase translates to MVHLDVLRQLCEEFIPFNKWLGVKVEHIDRGHITLSIPWRPEFVGDPTVPALHGGVIAAVADAAGGVAVWTGLKNPASRLSTVDLRMDYLRPGREEKLIADAKVVRVGARLGWADVQCFHPSAETELVASARGVYAIKNPKQPRADG, encoded by the coding sequence ATGGTGCACCTGGACGTATTGCGACAACTCTGCGAAGAGTTCATCCCGTTCAACAAGTGGCTTGGCGTCAAGGTCGAGCACATCGATCGTGGGCACATCACGCTGAGCATCCCGTGGCGCCCCGAATTCGTGGGAGATCCGACGGTGCCGGCACTTCACGGAGGCGTGATCGCAGCCGTTGCCGATGCAGCCGGTGGCGTCGCCGTGTGGACGGGGCTCAAAAATCCAGCATCGAGGTTGTCGACGGTGGACTTGCGCATGGACTACCTCCGGCCCGGTCGAGAAGAAAAGCTCATCGCCGACGCGAAAGTCGTGCGCGTCGGAGCGCGTCTCGGTTGGGCCGACGTGCAGTGCTTTCATCCGAGCGCCGAAACGGAGCTCGTGGCTTCGGCGCGTGGCGTGTACGCGATCAAAAATCCGAAACAACCGCGCGCGGACGGATGA